From one Brachypodium distachyon strain Bd21 chromosome 4, Brachypodium_distachyon_v3.0, whole genome shotgun sequence genomic stretch:
- the LOC100834667 gene encoding DNA replication licensing factor MCM7, whose amino-acid sequence MAAGTKTVDYAGERALAKDFLTNFAGPHGEPKYQNMLQDIANRKTRAVQIELDDLFHYKDLDEEFLQRVTENTKRYIGIFAEAVDELMPEPTEAFTVDEDRDILMTQRVDEGADGGSDGTDPLQRMPPEIKRFFEVYIKAFSKATPLTIRQVKASNIGQLVKISGIVTRCSDVKPLMQVAVYTCEECGFEIYQEVTARVFMPLFECPSQRCKLNKAKGNLILQLRASKFLKFQEVKLQELSEHVPKGHIPRSLTAHLRGELTRKVAPGDVVEMSGVFLPMPYFGFRAMRAGLVADTYLEAMSITHFKKKYEEYELKGDEQEQIDRLAEDGDIYSKLSKSLAPEIFGHEDVKKALLLLLVGAPHRKLADGMKIRGDLHICLMGDPGVAKSQLLKHIINVAPRGVYTTGRGSSGVGLTAAVQKDPVTNEFVLEGGALVLADMGICAIDEFDKMEESDRTAIHEVMEQQTVSIAKAGITTSLNARTAVLAAANPAWGRYDMRRTPAENINLPPALLSRFDLLWLILDRADMENDLEMARHVVHVHQNLESPALGFTPLEPSVLRAYISAARRVIPSVPRDLEEYIATAYSSIRQEEAKSNAPHSYTTIRTLLSIVRISIALARLRFSETVAQSDVDEALRLMQMSKYSLYSDDRQRSGLDAISDIYSILRDEAARTSSMDVRYAHALNLISRKGYSEAQLKECLEEYASLNVWQIHQSTFDIHFIDA is encoded by the exons atggccgccgggaCGAAGACCGTCGACTACGCCGGCGAAAGAG CGCTCGCCAAGGACTTCCTCACCAACTTCGCCGGCCCTCATGGCGAGCCCAAGTACCAGAACATGCTG CAAGACATCGCGAACCGGAAGACTCGCGCGGTCCAGATCGAGCTGGACGACCTGTTCCAT TATAAGGATCTGGACGAGGAGTTCCTGCAGAGGGTCACTGAGAACACCAAGCGTTACATCGGCATATTTGCGGAGGCTGTCGATGAGCTAATGCCGGAGCCCACGGAGGCGTTCACTGTCGACGAAGACAGGGACATCTTGATGACGCAGCGCGTGGATGAAGGGGCTGATGGAGGTTCTGATGGCACGGATCCCCTTCAGAGGATGCCGCCAGAGATCAAACGGTTCTT TGAGGTCTATATCAAGGCATTCTCGAAGGCGACTCCCCTCACCATCAGGCAAGTGAAGGCATCAAATATTGGACAGCTTGTGAAAATATCTGGCATTGTCACTCGTTGCTCAGATGTGAAGCCCCTGATGCAGGTGGCTGTTTATACATGTGAAGAATGTGGTTTTGAGATATACCAG GAAGTGACGGCTAGAGTCTTTATGCCTCTCTTTGAATGCCCATCTCAACGATGCAAACTGAACAAAGCGAAGGGGAATCTAATCCTTCAACTGCGAGCATCAAAATTTCTTAAATTTCAGGAG GTGAAGCTCCAAGAACTATCAGAGCATGTGCCAAAGGGACACATCCCACGTTCTCTAACTGCCCACCTCAGAGGAGAGCTAACTAGAAAG GTTGCACCTGGAGACGTCGTTGAGATGTCAGGCGTTTTTCTCCCCATGCCTTACTTTGGGTTCCGAGCCATGCGTGCAGGATTGGTTGCTGATACCTACTTGGAAGCGATGTCAATTACCcatttcaagaaaaaatatgAAGA ATATGAACTTAAAGGTGATGAACAAGAACAAATTGACCGACTGGCTGAGGATGGTGATATTTATAGCAAGCTATCAAAATCATTGGCACCTGAAATATTTGGACATGAAGACGTCAAGAAAGCACTGCTGTTACTACTTGTTGGCGCACCTCACCGGAAGCTTGCAGATGGCATGAAG ATCAGAGGAGACCTGCACATATGTCTGATGGGAGATCCTGGTGTTGCAAAGAGTCAACTTCTAAAGCATATTATCAATGTCGCCCCAAGAGGAGTGTATACCACAGGGCGTGGGAGCAGTGGTGTTGGTCTTACTGCTGCTGTCCAAAAAGATCCAGTTACAAATGAGTTTGTCCTCGAGGGAGGGGCACTG GTACTGGCAGATATGGGTATTTGTGCAATCGATGAATTTGACAAGATGGAAGAGTCTGACAGGACAGCAATTCATGAGGTGATGGAGCAGCAAACAGTTAGCATAGCCAAGGCTGGTATCACCACCTCGCTTAATGCAAGAACTGCAGTTCTGGCTGCTGCTAATCCAGCATG GGGAAGATATGATATGAGGAGGACTCCGGCTGAAAACATTAATCTTCCTCCAGCACTTCTGTCACGTTTCGACCTCCTTTGGTTGATCCTGGATCGAGCGGACATGGAAAATGATCTTGAAATGGCAAGACATGTTGTTCATGTACATCAAAATCTTGAATCACCGGCACTTGGGTTCACACCACTTGAACCATCTGTTCTTAG AGCATATATATCTGCTGCAAGAAGAGTCATTCCTTCTGTTCCTCGAGATCTTGAGGAATACATTGCAACTGCCTATTCAAGCATCCGCCAAGAGGAAGCCAAATCAAATGCACCACATTCTTACACAACTATCAGGACACTTTTGAGCATAGTCCGTATTTCAATT GCCCTGGCAAGACTTCGATTTTCAGAAACTGTTGCTCAGAGTGACGTCGATGAAGCACTGCGGCTGATGCAGATGTCAAAGTACTCGCTCTACTCTGATGACCGCCAGCGGTCTGGCCTCGACGCGATCTCTGACATATACTCCATCCTGAGAGATGAAGCAGCAAGGACAAGCAGCATGGACGTGAGATATGCTCATGCTCTTAACTTGATCTCCAGAAAG GGGTACAGTGAGGCTCAGCTGAAGGAATGCCTGGAGGAGTATGCATCCCTGAACGTGTGGCAGATCCATCAGAGCACCTTCGACATCCACTTCATCGACGCCTGA
- the LOC104584370 gene encoding putative F-box/LRR-repeat protein 22, which yields MEMETDWSKLPMDLLTSIFAKLAPVEVLMGAGLVCHSWLEAAKLPDLLWRSLDMKHLNSNNNAVLKNKHFLRTMAKIAMDRADGRLETFAADLFVDDELLEYIAERSPSLKSLTLVDCSITNTTLMETVDICPRLELLHVSDCYNISVECALFAKCGRIRTLTIIPFCDYDNYCQLSW from the exons ATGGAAATGGAAACAGACTGGTCAAAGCTGCCTATGGACTTGCTCACGTCGATCTTTGCTAAGCTCGCGCCTGTTGAGGTCCTCATGGGTGCGGGCCTCGTTTGCCACTCATGGCTCGAGGCTGCCAAGCTGCCTGATCTCCTCTGGCGGTCCCTGGACATGAAGCACctgaacagcaacaacaatgccGTGCTCAAGAACAAACATTTCCTGCGCACAATGGCGAAGATAGCCATGGACCGTGCCGATGGACGGCTTGAGACGTTCGCGGCCGACCTGTTCGTCGACGACGAGCTCCTGGAGTACATTGCGGAAAG GTCCCCGTCTCTCAAGAGCCTTACACTCGTTGACTGCAGCATCACCAACACCACGCTGATGGAGACCGTCGACATCTGTCCTCGCCTGGAGCTTCTTCACGTGAGCGACTGCTACAATATCTCTGTCGAATGTGCCCTGTTTGCCAAGTGCGGTAGGATCAGGACGCTGACGATCATCCCCTTCTGTGACTACGATAACTActgccaactgtcgtggtga